In Streptomyces sp. NBC_01426, one genomic interval encodes:
- a CDS encoding cation diffusion facilitator family transporter, producing the protein MPEEAESLGTVVVAVVTNLGIAAAKAVGGVVSGSSAMLSEAAHSVADTVTEVMLLVSLKRGARPADEAHPLGYGPERYIWALLASVATFVGGAVFAVYDGIHTLVHGEDPGDPMVSYVILAVAFLLEGYSLLVAWRQMRGEAARLAAPLGLYVKHTPDTAVKAVLLENVAALIGLALAAGGLLGAQLTGSGVYDGVASLLIGLLLVWVAWELGRSNAQYLIGRSLPAAMRAEVREELLTVPHIEAVLELTTLVQGPAEVLIAAKIDFHDLASARQVEAACEDAEDQLRERFPAIRRVYLDPTPTTPPPPRTSPPAAPAPPPPGRAG; encoded by the coding sequence GTGCCCGAAGAAGCGGAAAGTCTCGGAACGGTCGTCGTCGCGGTCGTCACCAACCTCGGCATCGCCGCCGCGAAGGCGGTCGGCGGGGTCGTGAGCGGATCCAGCGCCATGCTGTCGGAGGCGGCGCACTCGGTGGCCGACACGGTGACCGAGGTGATGCTGCTGGTCTCGCTCAAGCGCGGCGCCCGCCCGGCGGACGAGGCGCATCCGCTGGGCTACGGGCCGGAGCGGTACATCTGGGCACTGCTGGCCTCGGTCGCCACCTTCGTCGGCGGCGCGGTGTTCGCCGTGTACGACGGGATCCACACGCTGGTGCACGGGGAGGACCCCGGGGACCCGATGGTGTCGTACGTGATCCTGGCGGTGGCGTTCCTGCTGGAGGGCTACTCCCTGTTGGTGGCGTGGCGCCAGATGAGGGGCGAGGCGGCACGGTTGGCCGCGCCCCTGGGCCTGTACGTGAAGCACACCCCGGACACGGCGGTGAAGGCCGTGCTGCTGGAGAACGTGGCCGCGCTGATCGGTCTGGCACTGGCCGCCGGCGGGCTGCTGGGGGCGCAGCTGACCGGGTCGGGTGTGTACGACGGGGTGGCGTCGCTGCTGATCGGGCTGCTCCTGGTGTGGGTGGCGTGGGAGCTGGGCCGCTCGAACGCGCAGTACCTGATCGGCCGTTCGCTGCCCGCCGCGATGCGGGCGGAGGTCCGGGAGGAGCTGCTGACCGTGCCGCACATCGAGGCGGTGCTGGAGCTGACGACCCTGGTGCAGGGCCCGGCCGAGGTGCTGATCGCGGCGAAGATCGACTTCCACGACCTGGCGTCGGCGCGGCAGGTGGAGGCCGCGTGCGAGGACGCGGAGGACCAGCTGCGGGAGCGCTTCCCGGCGATCCGCCGCGTATACCTGGACCCGACGCCGACCACGCCGCCTCCCCCTCGGACCTCGCCGCCGGCCGCCCCGGCCCCGCCGCCGCCCGGCCGGGCCGGGTGA
- a CDS encoding acyl-CoA thioesterase, which translates to MNEALTTLLDLLDLEQIEENIFRGTSRSALVPRVFGGQVAAQALVAAGRTVPGDRTAHSLHSYFLRAGDPGAPIVYSVDRIRDGRSFTTRRVVAVQHGQPIFHLSASFQTYEEGLDHQTAMPDAPDPETLPTAAEALPAYRGIFRDPDTVERLIEARGAVDLRYATTPPWGSVGQPVEPRSQVWFRTAGKLESDDALLHTCLATYVSDMTLLDSVLLAHGRGGWAVGDVVGASLDHAMWFHRPFRADEWLLYDQESPSAAAGRGLGQARIWTQDGRLAVTVIQEGVVRVPRG; encoded by the coding sequence ATGAACGAGGCTCTGACGACGCTCCTCGATCTGCTCGACCTGGAGCAGATCGAGGAGAACATCTTCCGCGGTACCAGCCGTTCGGCGCTGGTACCGCGCGTTTTCGGCGGACAGGTCGCGGCCCAGGCGCTGGTCGCGGCCGGGCGGACCGTGCCCGGGGACCGCACCGCGCACTCGCTGCACTCGTACTTCCTGCGCGCCGGCGATCCCGGCGCGCCCATCGTGTACTCGGTGGACCGGATCCGCGACGGGCGCTCCTTCACCACCCGCCGGGTGGTGGCCGTCCAGCACGGCCAGCCGATCTTCCACCTCTCCGCGTCGTTCCAGACGTACGAGGAGGGGCTGGACCACCAGACGGCGATGCCGGACGCCCCCGATCCCGAGACCCTGCCCACCGCCGCCGAGGCCCTGCCCGCGTACCGGGGGATCTTCCGCGACCCGGACACGGTGGAGCGGCTGATCGAGGCGCGGGGCGCGGTGGACCTGCGGTACGCGACGACCCCTCCGTGGGGCAGCGTCGGGCAGCCGGTCGAGCCGCGCTCGCAGGTGTGGTTCCGTACCGCCGGGAAGCTGGAGAGCGACGACGCCCTGCTGCACACCTGCCTGGCCACGTACGTCTCGGACATGACCCTGCTCGACTCGGTGTTGCTCGCGCACGGCCGGGGCGGCTGGGCCGTGGGCGACGTGGTGGGCGCCTCGCTGGACCACGCGATGTGGTTCCACCGGCCGTTTCGCGCCGACGAGTGGCTGCTGTACGACCAGGAGTCCCCCTCGGCCGCCGCCGGCCGGGGTCTGGGGCAGGCTCGCATCTGGACCCAGGACGGGCGGCTGGCCGTCACGGTCATCCAGGAGGGCGTGGTGCGCGTCCCGCGCGGCTGA
- a CDS encoding acyl-CoA dehydrogenase family protein, producing MRRTVFNEDHEAFRETIRDFIETEVVPVYDDWFQAGQAPRDFYYKLGELGIFGINVPEEFGGAGLDTHKFEAVLYEETSRAGVNFGGSGVHVLLALPYIKMLADDEQKKRFLPKFVTGEEMWALAMTEPGTGSDVAGMKTTAKLSEDGTHYVLNGSKTFITGGVHADRVIVCARTSSPREDDRRFGISLFAVDTKSAGYSIGRKLDKLGLRTSDTAELAFVDVKVPVEDLMGEENKGFYYLGANLPSERWGIAFGAYAQAKAAVRFAQQYVTDRTVFGKPVAHFQNTKFELAACQAEVDAAEAVADRALEALDAGELTAAEAASAKLFTTEVAHRVIDKCLQLHGGYGYMNEYPIARLYADNRVNRIYGGTSEVMKSIIAKSMGL from the coding sequence GTGCGCCGTACCGTTTTCAACGAGGACCACGAGGCGTTCCGCGAGACCATCCGGGACTTCATCGAGACCGAGGTCGTGCCGGTCTACGACGACTGGTTCCAGGCCGGCCAGGCTCCCCGCGACTTCTACTACAAGCTCGGTGAGCTGGGCATCTTCGGCATCAACGTGCCCGAGGAGTTCGGCGGCGCGGGCCTGGACACCCACAAGTTCGAGGCCGTCCTCTACGAGGAGACCTCCCGCGCGGGCGTCAACTTCGGCGGCTCCGGCGTGCACGTGCTGCTCGCCCTGCCCTACATCAAGATGCTGGCCGACGACGAGCAGAAGAAGCGCTTCCTGCCGAAGTTCGTCACCGGCGAGGAGATGTGGGCACTGGCGATGACCGAGCCCGGCACCGGCTCCGACGTCGCGGGCATGAAGACCACCGCGAAGCTCTCCGAGGACGGCACGCACTACGTCCTCAACGGCTCCAAGACCTTCATCACCGGCGGCGTGCACGCCGACCGGGTGATCGTCTGCGCCCGTACCTCCTCCCCGCGCGAGGACGACCGCCGCTTCGGCATCTCCCTCTTCGCCGTGGACACCAAGTCCGCCGGCTACTCGATCGGCCGCAAGCTCGACAAGCTGGGCCTGCGCACCTCCGACACCGCCGAGCTGGCGTTCGTCGACGTGAAGGTCCCGGTCGAGGACCTGATGGGCGAGGAGAACAAGGGCTTCTACTACCTCGGCGCGAACCTGCCCTCCGAGCGCTGGGGCATCGCCTTCGGTGCGTACGCCCAGGCCAAGGCCGCTGTCCGGTTCGCCCAGCAGTACGTGACGGACCGCACCGTCTTCGGCAAGCCGGTCGCGCACTTCCAGAACACCAAGTTCGAACTGGCCGCCTGCCAGGCCGAGGTGGACGCGGCCGAGGCCGTCGCCGACCGCGCGCTGGAGGCCCTGGACGCCGGTGAGCTGACCGCCGCCGAGGCCGCGTCCGCGAAGCTCTTCACGACCGAGGTCGCGCACCGCGTCATCGACAAGTGCCTCCAGCTGCACGGCGGCTACGGCTACATGAACGAGTACCCGATCGCCCGCCTGTACGCCGACAACCGCGTGAACCGCATCTACGGCGGCACCAGCGAGGTCATGAAGTCCATCATCGCCAAGTCCATGGGTCTGTAA
- a CDS encoding PucR family transcriptional regulator — translation MPRPAQEQQPPTPGVELGALLADRELGLRTLAPGGGGATAPATLSTSATPAASVHAVHASEMPDPSPYLLGGELLLTAGAWLGRDDGPGAGAGADRGAATALRYVERLVRAGVAALGFGVTPVHGTVPRELTDACVALGLPLVEVPPGTPFTAVARTVWRLMAQARTAEVRRVAEAQQSLAAAAARPDPVPAVLARLATALSGHAALVTPGAPDRSAGRPVPERAREALAALARHVGAPGPATATDQAAGWHLSVYALGRRPTGASTDPTGTGIGAGPGPGAGTGTGTGTGTGTGTGTGTGTTSTGTGTAAGTGTGTGAPPAPADAGSPAPQTAPKATPQATPTASAPPGPVLALATPLRAPGDQTIASIAAVLLTLLTADRPGGSGEAAALTRLLLGATPAQALGPGPWTAVHARGGGDPTALAAALGTPLYAAEGTLVRLLTPREPGPRPGWRLGVSSPAPADPAALAAADAQAARALQRAESSRAPLARHADTGVAGLVGEPEARAHAEAVLAPLSPVLRETLRGWLAHHGSWDRTAAALGVHRNTVRQRIARCAALLERDPDDADVRMELWFALRWAAAPPAQTPPPAPRY, via the coding sequence ATGCCGCGCCCGGCGCAGGAGCAGCAGCCGCCCACCCCCGGCGTGGAGCTGGGGGCCCTGCTCGCGGACCGGGAGCTGGGGCTGCGCACGCTCGCGCCGGGCGGCGGCGGGGCAACGGCCCCCGCAACCCTCTCGACCTCCGCCACCCCCGCGGCCTCCGTGCACGCCGTCCACGCCTCGGAGATGCCGGACCCGTCCCCGTACCTGCTCGGCGGGGAACTGCTGCTGACGGCGGGCGCCTGGCTGGGCCGGGACGACGGACCGGGCGCGGGGGCGGGGGCGGACCGGGGCGCGGCGACTGCGCTCCGGTACGTCGAGCGGCTCGTACGGGCCGGGGTGGCCGCGCTCGGCTTCGGTGTCACCCCCGTGCACGGGACGGTGCCGCGGGAGCTGACGGACGCCTGCGTCGCGCTGGGGCTGCCGCTCGTGGAGGTTCCGCCGGGCACCCCCTTCACGGCGGTGGCCCGTACCGTCTGGCGGCTGATGGCGCAGGCCCGTACGGCCGAGGTGCGCCGGGTCGCCGAGGCCCAGCAGTCCCTGGCGGCCGCGGCGGCGCGCCCCGACCCGGTCCCGGCGGTGCTGGCCAGGCTGGCCACCGCCCTGTCCGGGCACGCGGCCCTGGTCACCCCGGGCGCGCCGGACCGTTCCGCCGGACGGCCGGTCCCCGAGCGGGCCCGGGAGGCGTTGGCGGCCCTGGCCCGCCACGTGGGCGCGCCCGGCCCGGCCACCGCCACCGACCAGGCGGCGGGCTGGCACCTGTCGGTGTACGCCCTGGGGCGCCGCCCGACCGGCGCCTCCACCGACCCGACGGGCACGGGCATCGGCGCGGGCCCGGGGCCCGGCGCCGGCACGGGAACGGGAACGGGAACGGGAACGGGAACGGGAACGGGGACGGGAACGGGGACGACGAGCACGGGAACGGGGACAGCAGCGGGCACAGGCACCGGGACCGGCGCCCCGCCGGCGCCCGCCGACGCCGGCTCGCCCGCCCCGCAGACCGCCCCAAAGGCCACCCCGCAGGCCACCCCGACCGCCTCCGCTCCCCCCGGGCCGGTGCTCGCCCTGGCGACCCCGCTGCGCGCCCCGGGCGACCAGACGATCGCCTCGATCGCCGCCGTGCTGCTGACCCTGCTCACCGCCGACCGGCCCGGCGGGTCCGGCGAGGCGGCCGCCCTCACCCGGCTGCTCCTCGGCGCCACCCCCGCACAGGCGCTCGGGCCCGGCCCGTGGACGGCGGTGCACGCCCGCGGCGGCGGCGACCCCACCGCCCTGGCCGCGGCGCTCGGCACCCCGCTGTACGCCGCCGAGGGCACCCTCGTACGCCTCCTCACCCCGCGCGAGCCCGGCCCCCGGCCGGGATGGCGGCTCGGCGTGAGCTCGCCCGCGCCGGCGGACCCCGCGGCGCTGGCCGCCGCCGACGCGCAGGCCGCCCGCGCCCTCCAGCGCGCCGAGAGCTCCCGCGCGCCCCTGGCCCGGCACGCGGACACCGGGGTGGCCGGGCTGGTGGGCGAACCCGAGGCCCGCGCACACGCCGAGGCGGTGCTGGCACCGTTGAGCCCCGTGCTGCGGGAGACCCTGCGCGGCTGGCTGGCCCATCACGGCAGCTGGGACCGGACCGCGGCCGCCTTGGGCGTGCACCGCAACACGGTCCGTCAGCGCATCGCCCGCTGCGCGGCCCTGTTGGAGCGGGACCCGGACGACGCGGACGTACGGATGGAACTGTGGTTCGCCCTGCGCTGGGCCGCCGCTCCCCCGGCGCAGACCCCACCGCCCGCCCCCCGGTACTGA
- the speB gene encoding agmatinase, which translates to MSTQPRGPVDSSRIPRYAGPATFARLPRLDEVGSADVAVVGVPFDSGVSYRPGARFGGNAIREASRLLRPYNPAQDASPFALAQVADAGDIAVNPFNINEAVDQVEAAADELLGAGSRLMTLGGDHTIALPLLRSVAKKHGPVALLHFDAHLDTWDTYFGAEYTHGTPFRRAVEEGILDTEALSHVGTRGPLYGKQDLTDDAKMGFGIVTSADVYRRGADEVADQLRQRIGDRPLYISIDIDVLDPAHAPGTGTPEAGGMTSRELLEIIRGLSSCNLVSADVVEVAPAYDHAEITSVAASHTAYELTTIMSRQIAQAKGK; encoded by the coding sequence ATGAGCACGCAGCCGCGCGGACCCGTCGACTCCTCCCGCATCCCGCGCTACGCGGGCCCCGCGACCTTCGCCCGGCTGCCCCGCCTCGACGAGGTCGGCTCGGCCGACGTGGCCGTCGTCGGCGTGCCCTTCGACTCCGGTGTCTCCTACCGCCCGGGCGCCCGCTTCGGCGGCAACGCCATCCGCGAGGCCTCGCGCCTGCTGCGCCCGTACAACCCGGCGCAGGACGCCTCCCCGTTCGCGCTCGCCCAGGTCGCCGACGCCGGCGACATCGCCGTGAACCCCTTCAACATCAACGAGGCCGTCGACCAGGTCGAGGCCGCCGCCGACGAGTTGCTCGGCGCCGGCTCCCGCCTGATGACCCTCGGTGGCGACCACACCATCGCCCTCCCGCTGCTGCGCTCGGTCGCCAAGAAGCACGGCCCGGTCGCGCTCCTCCACTTCGACGCGCACCTCGACACCTGGGACACCTACTTCGGCGCCGAGTACACGCACGGCACCCCGTTCCGCCGCGCCGTCGAGGAGGGCATCCTCGACACCGAGGCGCTCTCGCACGTCGGTACCCGCGGCCCGCTGTACGGCAAGCAGGACCTGACCGACGACGCCAAGATGGGCTTCGGCATCGTGACCTCCGCCGACGTCTACCGGCGCGGCGCCGACGAGGTCGCCGACCAGCTCCGCCAGCGCATCGGGGACCGCCCGCTGTACATCTCCATCGACATCGACGTGCTGGACCCGGCGCACGCCCCCGGCACCGGCACCCCGGAGGCGGGCGGCATGACCTCCCGCGAGCTGCTGGAGATCATCCGCGGACTGTCCTCCTGCAACCTCGTTTCCGCCGACGTGGTCGAGGTCGCCCCGGCGTACGATCACGCCGAGATCACCTCGGTCGCGGCCTCGCACACCGCGTACGAGCTGACCACGATCATGTCGCGACAGATCGCGCAGGCGAAGGGCAAGTAA
- a CDS encoding thiamine pyrophosphate-binding protein, translated as MTHDHDLVLRPTEAQKAAALAPPPGRTGGDLVVETLRSLGATTVFGLPGQHALAVFDAVGRSDLRLVGLRVENNAAFAADAYGRLTGEAVPLLLSTGPGALTALPALAEAAAASAPVLAISSQVPTAGLGGGRRGHLHELRDQAASFREVVKSVHIARTPSQIPSVVAEAWESALTAPHGPVWVEIPEDVLCAETLIPQVTGVDATPHELAPRPELTAVAAHWLENAERPVIIAGGGVVRSDAAGKLKQLAERLNAPVVTTFGGKGAFPWTHPLSLQSWLEDRHMTDFLEDADVLLVVGSGLGELSSNYHTFFPEGRVVQIEADLGKLESNHAGLGIHADARLALQALLETVSERPDPTAPERVRLVLSAIAARLAEQDLTLEQTLLTSIRAALPARSPSFWDMTILSYWAWSAFDAKHPNTMHSAQGAGGLGYAFPAALGACVAEPGTPVLAVSGDGGAMYSLAELATARQHDLDVTWLIVDDGGYGILREYMTSAFEGRSTGTELTRPDFVALAASFGVPAATTSPETLREDLATSLATPGPSVLVLPTALRMFAPTHL; from the coding sequence GTGACGCACGACCACGACCTGGTACTCCGCCCCACCGAAGCCCAGAAGGCGGCGGCCCTCGCGCCGCCCCCGGGGCGGACGGGCGGGGACCTGGTCGTGGAGACGCTGCGTTCGCTCGGCGCCACCACCGTGTTCGGGCTGCCGGGGCAGCACGCCCTGGCCGTGTTCGACGCGGTGGGGCGGTCCGATCTGCGGCTGGTCGGGCTGCGGGTCGAGAACAACGCGGCCTTCGCCGCCGACGCGTACGGCCGGCTCACCGGCGAGGCCGTCCCGCTGCTGCTGTCCACCGGCCCGGGCGCGCTGACCGCCCTGCCCGCCCTCGCGGAGGCCGCGGCCGCCTCCGCCCCCGTACTGGCCATCTCCTCCCAGGTCCCGACCGCGGGCCTCGGCGGGGGTCGGCGCGGGCACCTGCACGAACTGCGGGACCAGGCCGCGTCGTTCCGCGAGGTCGTGAAGTCCGTCCACATCGCCCGCACCCCCTCCCAGATCCCCTCGGTCGTCGCCGAGGCCTGGGAGTCGGCGCTGACCGCCCCGCACGGGCCCGTCTGGGTGGAGATCCCGGAGGACGTACTGTGCGCCGAGACCCTGATCCCGCAGGTCACGGGCGTGGACGCGACCCCGCACGAGCTCGCCCCGCGTCCGGAGCTCACCGCCGTGGCCGCGCACTGGCTGGAGAACGCCGAACGCCCGGTGATCATCGCGGGCGGCGGGGTCGTGCGCTCCGACGCGGCCGGCAAGCTCAAGCAGCTCGCGGAACGCCTGAACGCCCCGGTCGTCACCACCTTCGGCGGCAAGGGCGCCTTCCCGTGGACGCACCCACTGTCCCTCCAGTCCTGGCTGGAGGACCGCCACATGACGGACTTCCTGGAGGACGCGGACGTCCTGCTCGTCGTGGGCTCGGGGCTCGGCGAACTCTCCTCGAACTACCACACCTTCTTCCCCGAGGGCCGGGTCGTCCAGATCGAGGCGGACCTCGGGAAACTGGAGTCCAACCACGCGGGCCTGGGCATCCACGCCGACGCCCGACTCGCCCTCCAAGCCCTCCTGGAGACGGTGTCCGAGCGCCCGGACCCGACGGCGCCCGAGCGCGTGCGCCTGGTCCTGTCCGCCATCGCGGCCCGACTCGCGGAGCAGGACCTGACCCTGGAGCAGACCCTCCTGACGTCGATCCGGGCCGCCCTGCCCGCCCGTTCCCCGTCCTTCTGGGACATGACGATCCTGTCCTACTGGGCCTGGTCCGCCTTCGACGCCAAGCACCCCAACACCATGCACTCGGCCCAGGGCGCGGGCGGCCTCGGCTACGCCTTCCCGGCGGCCCTCGGCGCCTGCGTCGCGGAACCGGGCACCCCGGTCCTGGCCGTCTCGGGCGACGGCGGCGCGATGTACTCGCTCGCGGAGCTGGCCACCGCCAGGCAGCACGACCTCGACGTCACCTGGCTGATCGTGGACGACGGCGGCTACGGCATCCTGCGCGAGTACATGACCTCCGCCTTCGAAGGCCGCTCGACGGGTACCGAACTCACCCGCCCCGACTTCGTCGCCCTCGCCGCCTCCTTCGGCGTCCCGGCGGCCACCACCAGCCCGGAGACCCTCCGCGAGGACCTCGCCACGTCCCTCGCCACCCCGGGCCCGTCCGTCCTGGTCCTCCCGACGGCCCTGCGGATGTTCGCCCCGACCCACCTCTAG
- a CDS encoding ATP-binding protein encodes MTLLPIVEVFWIEPRGSRAPGRARARLRVRLAEWQVGPGPADTAELLLSELVTNAVRHAHAPHGRDIGVRLARYGDVVRVEVSDAGPAVTLAPRAAGESDERGRGLAIVAALAVRWGQCPRAHGIGKSVWAEIPVRG; translated from the coding sequence GTGACTCTGCTTCCCATCGTCGAGGTCTTCTGGATCGAACCGCGCGGCTCCCGCGCACCGGGCCGGGCTCGGGCGCGGCTGCGGGTGCGGCTCGCGGAGTGGCAAGTCGGTCCGGGCCCGGCCGACACGGCCGAGCTGCTGCTCTCCGAGCTGGTCACCAACGCCGTACGCCACGCCCACGCACCGCACGGCAGGGACATCGGGGTCCGGCTCGCGCGGTACGGCGACGTGGTGCGGGTGGAGGTGTCCGACGCGGGTCCCGCCGTCACCCTCGCGCCCCGGGCCGCCGGCGAGTCGGACGAGCGCGGCCGGGGGCTCGCCATCGTGGCGGCACTGGCGGTGCGGTGGGGTCAGTGCCCCCGGGCTCACGGGATCGGCAAGTCCGTATGGGCCGAGATCCCCGTCAGGGGGTAG
- a CDS encoding GntR family transcriptional regulator encodes MPSDGPARQPKYQRIAAALKDAIASGEYGPGARLPGENDLMAAHGVARMTARQALGVLQAEGLTEARKGAGVFVREFRPIRRRSISRLAADVWTEGRSIWAVDTDGREPVVEFVGVAEEASPAPVASLLGLDDGAPAVARRRRFLLDGKPVMLATSYLDAALVVGTPIVEPDTGPGGIYARLADLGHGPARFREEVRSRMPSPEEVAALRLGTGTPVVLVVRTAFAADGRVVEVNEMVLDSSAYVLEYAFDA; translated from the coding sequence ATGCCGAGTGATGGCCCCGCACGACAGCCCAAGTACCAGCGCATCGCCGCCGCCCTGAAGGACGCCATCGCCTCGGGCGAATACGGGCCGGGAGCCCGTCTCCCCGGAGAGAACGACCTCATGGCGGCTCATGGGGTGGCCCGGATGACCGCCCGCCAAGCGCTGGGAGTGCTCCAGGCGGAGGGACTGACCGAAGCCCGCAAGGGTGCCGGGGTGTTCGTGCGAGAGTTCCGGCCCATCCGGCGCCGTAGCATTTCCCGGCTGGCCGCCGATGTGTGGACAGAAGGACGTTCGATCTGGGCGGTCGACACGGATGGCCGCGAACCCGTCGTCGAGTTCGTGGGCGTCGCCGAAGAGGCCTCACCGGCGCCCGTTGCCTCGTTGCTCGGGCTCGACGACGGCGCGCCGGCCGTGGCCCGCCGCCGCAGGTTCCTGCTCGACGGGAAGCCAGTGATGCTCGCGACCTCCTATCTCGACGCGGCTCTCGTGGTCGGCACGCCCATCGTCGAACCCGACACGGGTCCCGGCGGCATCTACGCCCGCCTCGCCGATCTCGGCCACGGCCCGGCCCGGTTCCGCGAGGAGGTGCGGTCGCGCATGCCCAGCCCCGAGGAGGTCGCCGCGCTGCGGCTCGGGACGGGCACTCCCGTCGTCCTGGTCGTCCGTACCGCCTTCGCCGCCGACGGCCGGGTCGTCGAGGTCAACGAGATGGTCCTCGACTCCTCCGCGTACGTGTTGGAGTACGCGTTCGACGCCTAG